Proteins from a single region of Abyssalbus ytuae:
- a CDS encoding DUF2851 family protein, translated as MNEDFLHYLWKFKKFDFVNLKTTNGDKLEILSVGVTNNNSGPDFFNARLKVGGQQWAGNVEIHLKSSDWYLHNHENDAAYKNVILHVVWEHDVDVFIKNNTSLPTLELKERVQTSILDNYYSLISAKKNFINCENQVQEIDSFVFQNWLQRLYFERLEDKSKLILEELKNTNNDWEALLFVMLAKSFGLKVNGDSFYSIAKSVDYSVIRKVQNDIKQTEALLFGQGGLLGIDCLDTYYIELKKEYEYLKNKFQLETRGVIPVKLSKLRPPNFPTLRLSQMASLLYNRQNLFSKVINAVNIQELYEIFKVKASNYWDSHFTFGKISSKSKKVLTQKFIDLIIINTIIPVKFCYGRSIGKETDEEIITLIQSLTKESNSIINGFHTIKLNLQSAMDTQSALQLYNNYCTKNKCLQCAVGISLIKY; from the coding sequence ATGAATGAAGACTTTTTACACTACTTATGGAAATTCAAAAAATTTGATTTTGTTAATTTAAAAACAACCAATGGAGACAAACTGGAGATTCTTTCAGTTGGAGTGACAAATAATAATTCGGGTCCCGATTTTTTTAATGCACGATTAAAAGTGGGTGGCCAGCAATGGGCAGGAAATGTAGAAATTCACTTAAAATCTTCAGATTGGTATTTGCACAATCACGAAAATGATGCTGCGTATAAAAATGTAATCCTTCATGTAGTATGGGAACATGATGTAGATGTATTTATAAAAAATAATACCTCTCTTCCCACATTGGAATTAAAAGAAAGGGTACAGACAAGCATTTTAGATAATTATTATAGTTTAATTTCTGCAAAAAAGAACTTTATTAATTGTGAGAATCAGGTTCAGGAGATTGATTCGTTTGTTTTTCAAAACTGGCTTCAGAGGCTGTATTTTGAACGGCTGGAAGATAAATCTAAGTTAATTTTAGAAGAGCTGAAAAATACAAACAATGATTGGGAAGCTTTGCTTTTTGTAATGCTAGCTAAATCCTTCGGATTAAAAGTTAACGGAGATTCTTTTTATAGCATAGCCAAATCAGTAGATTATTCGGTTATCAGAAAAGTTCAGAACGATATAAAACAAACAGAAGCATTACTTTTTGGTCAGGGCGGGTTGTTAGGTATAGATTGTTTAGATACCTATTACATTGAATTAAAAAAAGAATACGAATATTTAAAGAATAAGTTTCAATTGGAAACCAGGGGTGTTATACCGGTTAAACTCTCTAAGTTAAGGCCTCCCAATTTTCCAACATTACGTTTATCGCAAATGGCTTCTCTCCTATACAACCGGCAAAACCTGTTTTCAAAAGTTATAAATGCAGTTAATATTCAGGAATTATATGAGATATTTAAAGTTAAGGCTTCAAATTACTGGGATAGCCATTTTACGTTTGGTAAGATATCATCAAAAAGTAAAAAAGTTTTAACGCAAAAGTTTATTGATTTAATCATTATCAATACTATTATCCCTGTTAAATTTTGTTATGGCAGGTCAATTGGCAAAGAAACAGATGAAGAAATTATTACATTAATTCAATCTCTTACTAAAGAGAGTAACAGTATTATAAACGGCTTTCATACGATTAAACTAAATCTTCAATCAGCAATGGATACTCAATCTGCACTTCAGTTATATAATAATTATTGTACAAAAAATAAGTGTTTGCAATGTGCGGTGGGCATAAGTTTAATTAAGTATTAG
- a CDS encoding acyl-CoA dehydrogenase family protein encodes MNFDYSETQGLVAVSARDFAEQYIRPYVNEWDEKQIFPVELFKKAGEFGFMGVLVPQQYGGAGFGYHEYIAVIEEISKVDPAIGLSVAAHNSLCTNHILEFGNEEQKNRWLPKLATGEWIGAWGLTEHNTGSDAGGMNTTATKEGNHWVINGAKNFITHGKSGDIAVIIARTGEKGDSHGMTAFAIEKGTPGFNSGKKEDKLGMRASETAELIFSDCRIPDENRLGEVGDGFIQSLKVLDGGRISIGALSLGTAKGAYEAALKYSKEREQFGKPISSFQGISFKLAEMATDIEASELLLHKAAFEKNAGRKMTKLSAMCKMFASEACVRIANEAVQIHGGYGYTKDFPVEKFYRDSKLCTIGEGTTEIQKVVIARNILK; translated from the coding sequence ATGAATTTTGATTACTCTGAAACACAGGGTTTAGTAGCTGTGTCAGCCCGGGATTTTGCCGAGCAATACATACGGCCTTATGTAAATGAATGGGATGAAAAACAGATTTTTCCGGTTGAGCTTTTTAAAAAAGCCGGTGAATTTGGTTTTATGGGTGTTTTAGTGCCGCAACAATACGGCGGAGCCGGATTTGGTTATCATGAATATATCGCCGTAATTGAAGAAATTTCAAAAGTAGACCCGGCCATAGGACTTTCTGTCGCAGCACATAATTCATTATGTACAAATCATATTTTAGAATTCGGAAATGAAGAACAAAAAAACCGTTGGCTGCCTAAATTAGCAACCGGTGAATGGATTGGTGCCTGGGGACTTACCGAACACAATACAGGATCGGATGCCGGAGGAATGAATACCACTGCAACAAAGGAAGGAAACCATTGGGTTATAAACGGGGCGAAAAACTTTATTACACATGGTAAAAGCGGAGATATTGCTGTGATAATTGCCAGAACAGGCGAAAAAGGTGACTCACACGGAATGACAGCTTTTGCAATTGAAAAAGGTACTCCCGGCTTCAACAGTGGGAAAAAAGAAGATAAGTTGGGTATGCGAGCCAGTGAAACAGCCGAATTGATCTTTTCAGATTGCCGTATCCCCGACGAAAACAGGTTGGGAGAAGTAGGAGATGGCTTTATACAATCATTAAAGGTGTTGGACGGAGGCAGAATATCTATAGGTGCTTTGTCTTTGGGCACCGCAAAAGGTGCTTATGAAGCCGCATTAAAATATTCAAAAGAACGTGAACAGTTTGGTAAACCCATTTCTTCTTTTCAGGGAATATCATTTAAACTGGCCGAAATGGCAACTGATATTGAAGCCTCCGAACTATTACTTCATAAAGCCGCCTTTGAGAAAAATGCAGGCAGAAAAATGACTAAGCTCAGTGCCATGTGTAAAATGTTTGCATCAGAAGCTTGTGTGCGCATTGCAAACGAGGCGGTGCAAATTCACGGTGGTTATGGATATACAAAAGATTTTCCGGTAGAAAAGTTTTACAGAGATTCCAAACTTTGTACAATTGGTGAAGGAACTACCGAAATTCAAAAAGTAGTAATAGCCAGAAACATCTTAAAATAA
- a CDS encoding alanine/glycine:cation symporter family protein, producing MKKYLLSLLFIITPLLSIAQETTDQGIDEIINERFGNATGWFVNAIFYQIPITKDVGIPWVVIMLLGFATFFTLYFKFINISGFAKAINVVRGKYDNIDHVTVDPMYGDLTPGGDSIETIRIEGKHGEVSHFQALTAALSGTVGLGNIAGVAIAITIGGPGATFWMIIAGLLGMTSKFAECTLGVKYRDVGKDGTVYGGPMYYLRKGLSEKGIAGLGKVLAVLFAVFCIGGSFGGGNMFQANQAAQIFNDVTNNTGASSGFWFGVIMAVFVGIVIIGGVKRIASVTEKVVPFMVGIYVLAALIIIGANFSHIPSAFGEIFEGAFSPVGIAGGFVGVLVQGFRRAAFSNEAGVGSAAIAHSAVKTKYPASEGIVALLEPFIDTVVVCTITALVIIITGNYADTTASGVQLTSNAFASVLPWFPYVLTVAVILFAFSTMISWSYYGLQSWLYLFGKSRQNTITYKVLFCVFTIIGASISLGAVTDFSDAMIFAMAVPNLIGVSMLLPKIREEVQKYLDAIRSGK from the coding sequence ATGAAGAAATATCTTCTTTCTTTACTATTTATAATTACCCCACTTTTATCAATTGCGCAGGAAACAACAGACCAAGGGATTGATGAAATTATTAATGAGAGATTTGGAAATGCTACAGGTTGGTTTGTAAATGCCATTTTTTATCAAATACCAATTACTAAAGATGTAGGGATACCATGGGTAGTTATTATGTTATTGGGTTTTGCTACTTTTTTTACTTTATACTTTAAGTTTATAAATATAAGTGGTTTTGCAAAAGCAATTAATGTTGTAAGAGGAAAATATGATAATATAGACCATGTTACGGTAGATCCTATGTATGGAGACCTCACACCTGGAGGAGATTCAATTGAGACGATAAGAATAGAAGGGAAACACGGTGAAGTATCTCATTTTCAGGCATTAACAGCAGCGTTATCCGGTACCGTTGGTTTGGGTAATATTGCCGGTGTAGCTATAGCTATTACAATTGGCGGCCCGGGAGCAACTTTCTGGATGATAATTGCTGGATTATTGGGTATGACCTCAAAATTTGCCGAGTGTACACTTGGAGTTAAATACAGGGATGTTGGGAAAGATGGAACAGTGTATGGAGGTCCCATGTATTACTTAAGAAAAGGGTTGTCAGAAAAAGGTATAGCAGGATTAGGTAAAGTTTTAGCCGTATTATTTGCTGTTTTTTGTATTGGAGGTTCATTTGGAGGAGGAAATATGTTTCAGGCAAATCAGGCCGCACAAATATTTAACGATGTAACTAATAATACCGGAGCATCATCTGGTTTTTGGTTTGGGGTTATTATGGCTGTTTTTGTTGGAATTGTAATTATAGGAGGAGTAAAACGCATAGCCTCTGTTACAGAAAAAGTGGTTCCTTTTATGGTAGGTATATATGTGCTTGCAGCATTGATAATAATTGGAGCTAACTTTAGTCATATTCCATCAGCTTTTGGTGAAATATTTGAAGGTGCTTTTTCTCCTGTAGGAATAGCAGGTGGTTTTGTTGGGGTTCTTGTTCAGGGTTTTAGAAGAGCTGCTTTTTCAAATGAAGCCGGAGTAGGATCGGCAGCAATTGCGCACTCAGCAGTAAAAACAAAATACCCTGCAAGTGAAGGGATTGTTGCTTTGCTGGAGCCGTTTATTGATACTGTCGTAGTTTGTACAATCACCGCCTTGGTAATAATAATTACCGGTAATTATGCCGATACAACGGCATCGGGGGTACAACTCACATCTAATGCTTTTGCTTCGGTTTTGCCCTGGTTTCCTTATGTGCTAACTGTAGCGGTAATATTATTTGCTTTTTCTACTATGATTTCCTGGTCATATTATGGGCTGCAATCATGGCTTTATTTATTTGGAAAGAGTCGGCAAAATACTATCACTTATAAAGTATTATTTTGTGTTTTTACTATTATTGGAGCTTCAATAAGCCTGGGAGCAGTAACTGACTTTTCTGATGCAATGATATTTGCCATGGCTGTTCCAAATTTAATTGGAGTTTCTATGTTACTTCCAAAAATAAGGGAAGAAGTTCAAAAATATCTAGATGCCATAAGATCCGGTAAATAA
- a CDS encoding M14 family metallopeptidase: MKRILLIYLIVITGCNKNIQKDYDFTTVFEKSEGQETATYNQVIEYYKNLADKYNTISIEKTGETDSGEPLHVVIFNTEEVFNLSTIRDRKRVLFVNNGIHPGESDGIDATMMLFRDLANGTIPSPQNVVLVTIPIYNVGGSLNRNSYSRTNQLGPKEYGFRGNARNYDLNRDFVKADTKNAKTFARIFHKIQPDVFIDNHVSNGADYQYTLTHLFTQHNKLGGDPGHYLHTELMPELEKKLLAKNWDITPYVNIFNMPPDGGFSQFMDSPRYSTGYTTMFNTLGMMIETHMLKPYKQRVYGTYELMKSMIEIMEADSDTLKNLRKKITRSFKAGDTYPIQWTIDSTKTSTLNFKGYESEFTDSEITGHQRLKYNRGKPFTKEIVYYNYFKPKDSVSIPKAYIIPKGWYNVIELLKINNVETESLKNDTLITVESYKIEEYETVKNPFEGHYLHYNTRVSGKTTSVLFKKGDLIIPTNQKAVRYLLETLEPAAVDSFFNWNFFDTILQQKEGFSPYVWEDKAAEILETDPGLKQEFENKKKDDKEFSSDWYAQLDWIHKKSKFYEPAHLQYPVYRLN; the protein is encoded by the coding sequence ATGAAAAGAATTTTATTAATATACCTGATTGTTATTACCGGTTGTAATAAGAACATTCAAAAAGATTATGATTTTACTACCGTTTTTGAAAAATCTGAAGGACAGGAGACTGCTACTTACAACCAGGTTATTGAGTATTATAAGAATTTAGCCGACAAATACAACACCATATCTATTGAGAAAACGGGAGAAACCGACTCCGGAGAGCCTTTACATGTTGTAATCTTTAATACTGAAGAGGTTTTTAATCTTTCTACTATCAGAGACCGTAAAAGAGTACTTTTTGTAAACAACGGTATTCATCCGGGAGAAAGTGACGGAATTGATGCTACCATGATGCTGTTCAGGGACCTTGCTAATGGAACAATACCTTCCCCTCAAAATGTTGTTTTAGTTACTATTCCTATATATAATGTAGGGGGTAGTTTAAACAGGAATTCCTATTCAAGAACCAATCAACTCGGGCCAAAAGAATATGGGTTCAGGGGAAATGCAAGAAATTATGATCTAAACCGGGATTTTGTAAAAGCCGATACAAAAAATGCAAAAACTTTTGCCAGGATATTTCACAAGATTCAGCCCGATGTTTTTATTGATAATCATGTGAGCAACGGCGCAGATTATCAATATACGCTAACACATCTTTTTACCCAGCATAATAAGTTAGGAGGAGATCCGGGTCATTATCTTCACACTGAGTTAATGCCTGAACTCGAAAAAAAACTATTAGCTAAAAATTGGGATATCACTCCTTATGTAAATATTTTCAACATGCCTCCCGATGGGGGTTTTAGCCAGTTTATGGATTCTCCCCGCTACTCTACCGGTTATACAACAATGTTCAATACGTTAGGAATGATGATAGAAACCCACATGCTTAAACCTTATAAACAAAGAGTATACGGCACCTATGAACTTATGAAAAGTATGATAGAAATTATGGAAGCCGACAGTGACACTCTAAAAAATTTAAGGAAAAAAATAACTCGTTCCTTTAAAGCAGGTGATACATATCCTATACAATGGACGATTGACAGTACTAAAACATCCACACTGAATTTTAAAGGATATGAAAGTGAATTTACGGATAGTGAAATTACAGGGCATCAAAGGCTTAAATATAACCGAGGGAAACCTTTTACCAAAGAAATTGTTTATTATAATTACTTTAAACCGAAAGACTCTGTGAGTATACCAAAAGCTTACATTATTCCCAAAGGCTGGTATAATGTTATTGAGCTTTTAAAAATTAATAATGTGGAAACAGAATCTCTTAAAAATGATACTTTGATAACGGTGGAATCGTACAAAATTGAAGAATATGAAACTGTTAAAAATCCTTTTGAGGGTCATTATCTTCATTATAATACCAGGGTTTCCGGAAAAACAACAAGTGTTTTATTTAAAAAAGGTGACCTGATTATACCTACTAATCAAAAGGCTGTACGTTATTTATTGGAAACTTTGGAACCTGCAGCCGTGGATTCTTTTTTTAACTGGAATTTTTTTGATACCATATTGCAACAAAAAGAAGGGTTCTCTCCTTATGTATGGGAAGATAAAGCTGCCGAAATTCTTGAAACAGACCCGGGATTGAAGCAGGAATTTGAAAACAAAAAGAAAGATGACAAAGAATTTTCCAGCGATTGGTATGCACAATTGGACTGGATTCATAAAAAAAGTAAATTTTATGAACCGGCTCATTTACAATATCCGGTTTACCGATTAAATTAA
- a CDS encoding ComEA family DNA-binding protein has protein sequence MNNIKSHFRFSKNQRNGIFFLLLLIFILQCIYFFVDFSSDKNFFDNNEVLLGFQKQIDSLKKLEEEKKKLKIFPFNPNYIDDHKGYMLGMSNEQIDKLLNYRKEGNYINSPQEFQFVTGVPDSLLNVFSAYFVFPKRKKTTGYNKEKAFVIKKKDINLVTVDDLKKVSGVGNKLSNRIIKYRELLGGFMLPEQLYEVYGLDKKIADKVLKHYPLITPPVIKKIEVNSASLKELSSNVYINYDLATHIIEYRSRVGKIMSFEELKKMEGISAEKINRIKLYLDFN, from the coding sequence ATGAATAATATTAAATCTCATTTCCGGTTTTCAAAAAATCAGCGAAATGGGATTTTCTTTTTGCTGTTATTAATATTCATACTTCAGTGTATCTATTTTTTTGTAGATTTTTCTTCTGATAAAAATTTCTTCGATAATAATGAAGTACTGTTAGGTTTTCAAAAACAAATAGATTCCCTTAAAAAACTTGAGGAAGAAAAGAAAAAACTTAAAATTTTTCCTTTTAACCCTAATTATATTGATGACCATAAAGGTTATATGCTGGGAATGTCCAATGAACAGATTGATAAACTTTTAAATTATCGTAAAGAAGGTAATTATATTAATTCTCCGCAGGAATTTCAATTTGTTACGGGAGTGCCGGATTCTCTTTTAAATGTTTTCTCAGCATACTTTGTTTTTCCGAAAAGAAAGAAAACAACAGGATATAACAAAGAAAAAGCATTTGTAATTAAAAAAAAAGATATCAATTTAGTAACCGTTGATGATTTAAAAAAAGTATCGGGAGTTGGTAATAAACTCTCTAATCGTATAATTAAGTACAGAGAACTTCTGGGTGGTTTTATGCTGCCGGAACAGCTTTATGAAGTATATGGGCTGGATAAAAAGATAGCTGATAAAGTTTTAAAACATTATCCGCTGATAACACCCCCAGTAATAAAAAAAATTGAAGTAAATTCGGCAAGCTTAAAAGAACTCTCCTCCAATGTATATATAAATTACGATTTAGCAACTCATATAATTGAGTACAGGAGCAGGGTAGGTAAAATAATGTCTTTTGAGGAATTGAAAAAAATGGAGGGTATTTCTGCTGAAAAAATTAACAGAATTAAATTATATTTGGATTTTAATTAA
- a CDS encoding potassium channel family protein produces the protein MFKLFRSKIYTAVALLLLIFFTGVLGYKYLAGYTWIDAAYMTIITVTTVGFREVNPVDDTTKLFTILLILSSVFIFAYAISVITEYILSKSTFQNIKFRKMKKQINELNNHIIICGYGRNGMQAAAKLRAYRRPFVVIEKNTEVIERSTDDVLFIHGNANDDETLIEAGIKNANCLITALPDDADNLFVVLSSRQLNRNLTIISRASQEASQKKLKLAGANKTIMPDKIGGDHMASLVVLPDLIEFMDQLSIEGEDTINLEEISIDDLPENYKYKSLVDLDLRRKTGCTVIGYKEPTGVYVVNPDSTTKLLPHSKIMVLGKPEQIKKLNELFKIPESHI, from the coding sequence ATGTTTAAACTTTTCAGGTCTAAAATTTATACAGCAGTAGCTCTATTACTTCTCATATTTTTCACAGGAGTTTTGGGTTATAAATATTTGGCAGGTTATACATGGATAGATGCTGCGTATATGACTATAATAACAGTGACCACGGTAGGATTTAGAGAAGTAAATCCCGTTGATGATACAACTAAATTATTTACTATTCTGCTCATACTTTCAAGTGTTTTCATATTTGCCTATGCAATTTCGGTTATAACAGAATATATACTTTCTAAAAGTACCTTTCAAAATATAAAATTCAGGAAAATGAAAAAGCAAATTAATGAATTGAATAATCATATTATTATATGTGGTTACGGAAGAAACGGAATGCAGGCTGCCGCCAAATTAAGGGCATACAGACGGCCATTTGTTGTGATTGAAAAAAATACTGAAGTTATAGAGAGGAGTACCGATGATGTTCTTTTTATACATGGAAATGCCAATGATGATGAAACTTTAATAGAAGCCGGTATTAAAAATGCAAACTGTTTAATCACCGCTTTGCCTGATGATGCAGATAACCTCTTTGTGGTATTATCGTCAAGGCAATTAAACAGAAACCTTACTATAATTAGCAGGGCATCGCAGGAAGCATCCCAAAAAAAATTAAAACTGGCAGGAGCCAATAAAACAATTATGCCTGATAAAATAGGAGGAGATCATATGGCCTCTCTGGTGGTTTTGCCCGATCTTATAGAATTCATGGACCAACTTTCAATAGAAGGAGAAGATACCATTAATTTAGAAGAAATCTCTATCGATGACCTTCCTGAAAATTACAAGTACAAATCGCTGGTAGATCTGGATTTAAGAAGAAAAACAGGATGTACCGTAATAGGCTATAAAGAACCCACTGGTGTATATGTTGTAAACCCGGATAGTACCACAAAATTATTACCACATTCTAAGATTATGGTACTGGGTAAGCCTGAACAGATTAAAAAACTGAATGAGCTTTTTAAAATTCCTGAAAGTCACATTTAA
- a CDS encoding PspC domain-containing protein, translated as MNTMHNIRYFFEKHGFEVSSRLAERLGMKAKNVRLFFIYSSFATFGLWFFVYLTFAFWLRLKDLVYTKRTSVFDL; from the coding sequence ATGAATACAATGCACAACATACGGTATTTTTTTGAAAAGCATGGTTTTGAAGTCTCTTCCCGGCTGGCAGAGAGATTGGGGATGAAAGCAAAAAATGTACGTTTGTTTTTTATATATTCTTCATTTGCCACTTTTGGCTTATGGTTTTTTGTATATCTTACTTTTGCTTTTTGGTTGCGGCTTAAAGATTTAGTGTATACAAAAAGAACATCGGTTTTTGATTTATAA